A section of the Quatrionicoccus australiensis genome encodes:
- a CDS encoding sensor histidine kinase → MKPALAWLASFRLRLLFRGAFLALALAVVAMAVTVLQEEKQRSYDNYQASLGKTKEQIVARLHHPAGQLALLNPRRDARAASAGQPVVLPYSAIDFDDQNKVQNAVEMAGCLVQYPQSGSLCVAIGNNPWAGGFIYAAGTFASGPLLAHRIGDEILDGAHRLRVTVNLRGQTYRWLAPFEPQAGNGKWEGQRGRFTGYVEQDGRDYTGAKPVREFRGWVWQDGHCLKNSQAGNDETCARKSFFSLRLPVDVLRDALFLRDKPIWPPPDLDQFKVRVEVLAPGEEGTLFDSSRPGAVPPFSLDSLGGLLLSGESLSIRRADARDTEIIQLAGRDEALEQSSPLLTRLIRRLPVESLEAPVVELADEVTTPLGNYRILLKGDARSVNKVLSAVATRVSWFVGAMLGAIGLAWLVIEIGIIRRIAQLTRRTRGLSKSVHADGGLDAYDLADLRGHDELGILATGLNDLLRRVKEDVEREKIRAAQEKDMWHAVGHEIMSPLQSLLALHGSADDPSQRYISRMQQAVRVLYGSASPSEAFESSRLNVAAIDLAGFAANVAANAGIAEVRYVGSSEVLLVRADEFPLEDVFAHVLKNADRHRISGTPIVIDLTSSDSTATVSIFNSGPAIPDELLERIFEYGVSEQPTSGNRGQGLFVARTYMAKMGGTITANNIDDGVRFELALPRLIG, encoded by the coding sequence GTGAAACCGGCGCTCGCCTGGCTCGCTTCCTTCCGCCTGCGCCTGCTCTTTCGTGGTGCCTTCCTGGCGCTCGCCCTGGCTGTCGTGGCGATGGCCGTCACGGTATTGCAGGAGGAAAAGCAGCGCAGCTACGACAATTATCAGGCCAGCCTGGGCAAGACCAAGGAACAGATCGTCGCCCGCCTGCACCATCCGGCCGGGCAACTGGCGCTGCTCAATCCGCGCCGTGACGCTCGCGCCGCGAGCGCCGGCCAGCCGGTCGTGCTGCCTTATTCGGCGATCGATTTCGACGACCAGAACAAGGTGCAGAACGCCGTCGAAATGGCCGGTTGCCTGGTCCAGTATCCGCAATCCGGCAGCCTCTGCGTGGCCATCGGCAACAACCCTTGGGCCGGCGGTTTCATCTACGCCGCCGGCACCTTCGCGAGCGGCCCCTTGCTCGCCCATCGCATCGGCGACGAAATCCTCGACGGCGCCCACCGCCTGCGCGTCACCGTTAACCTGCGCGGCCAGACCTACCGCTGGCTGGCGCCTTTCGAGCCACAGGCCGGCAACGGCAAATGGGAAGGCCAGCGTGGCCGCTTCACCGGCTATGTCGAGCAGGACGGCCGCGACTACACCGGGGCCAAGCCGGTGCGCGAATTCCGCGGCTGGGTCTGGCAGGATGGACATTGCCTGAAAAACAGCCAGGCCGGCAACGATGAAACCTGCGCCCGAAAATCCTTCTTTTCGCTGCGTTTACCGGTCGACGTGTTGCGCGATGCCCTTTTCCTGCGCGACAAGCCGATCTGGCCGCCGCCCGATCTTGACCAGTTCAAGGTGCGTGTCGAAGTCCTGGCGCCGGGCGAAGAGGGCACTTTGTTCGACAGCAGCAGGCCGGGCGCCGTGCCGCCTTTCTCGCTCGACAGCCTGGGCGGCCTGCTGCTGTCCGGCGAGAGCCTGAGCATCCGCCGCGCCGACGCCAGGGACACTGAAATCATCCAGCTCGCCGGCCGTGACGAGGCGCTCGAACAATCCTCGCCGCTGCTCACCCGGCTGATCCGCCGGCTGCCCGTCGAAAGTCTGGAAGCGCCGGTCGTTGAACTTGCCGACGAGGTGACGACGCCGCTCGGCAATTACCGCATCCTGCTCAAGGGCGACGCACGCAGCGTGAACAAGGTGCTCAGCGCCGTGGCGACGCGCGTCTCGTGGTTCGTCGGCGCCATGCTCGGGGCCATCGGGCTGGCCTGGCTGGTCATCGAGATCGGCATCATCCGGCGCATCGCCCAGCTCACCCGGCGCACGCGCGGTCTGTCGAAAAGCGTGCACGCTGACGGCGGCCTCGACGCCTACGACCTCGCCGACCTGCGCGGCCACGACGAGCTCGGCATCCTGGCCACCGGCCTCAACGACCTGCTGCGCCGCGTCAAGGAAGACGTCGAGCGCGAGAAGATCCGCGCCGCACAGGAAAAGGACATGTGGCACGCCGTCGGCCACGAAATCATGTCGCCGCTGCAATCCCTGCTCGCCCTGCATGGCAGCGCCGACGATCCCAGCCAGCGCTACATCAGCCGCATGCAGCAGGCGGTGCGCGTGCTCTACGGCAGCGCCAGCCCGAGCGAGGCCTTCGAGAGCAGTCGTCTGAATGTTGCGGCCATTGATCTCGCCGGATTCGCAGCCAATGTCGCGGCCAATGCCGGCATCGCCGAGGTGCGTTACGTCGGCAGCAGCGAAGTGCTACTCGTGCGCGCCGATGAATTCCCGCTTGAAGACGTTTTCGCCCATGTCCTGAAAAATGCCGACCGCCACCGGATATCCGGCACGCCCATCGTCATCGACCTGACCAGCTCCGACAGCACGGCCACGGTCAGCATCTTCAACAGCGGGCCGGCGATTCCCGACGAACTGCTCGAGCGCATTTTCGAGTACGGCGTTTCCGAACAGCCGACTAGCGGCAATCGCGGTCAAGGCCTGTTCGTTGCCCGCACCTACATGGCCAAGATGGGCGGTACGATCACCGCGAATAATATCGACGATGGCGTGCGTTTCGAACTTGCCTTGCCTCGGTTAATTGGCTAA
- a CDS encoding response regulator: MIKVAVIEDDLPTSQQLKEWILATRPDIVVDQWFSRDEAEAAVAREDYALVTLDIELGRERNAGVAIINAINKGGRGTPVLVVSAMPAAIYRSIMKALDAWDYLQKTTFEEGDFTDTFLEILRATRDRSATKTETGNAELALDPLRQNSPLWRGQRVNLPLTAQRILATLYERRGEVVSYDELFQVVKSGRNRDNIRKHISTIREAFRELDDSFERIENIPMRGFRWSDQIK; encoded by the coding sequence ATGATCAAAGTCGCCGTCATCGAAGACGACCTGCCGACCAGCCAGCAGTTGAAGGAATGGATACTCGCCACTCGGCCGGACATCGTGGTCGACCAGTGGTTCAGCCGCGACGAGGCGGAGGCTGCGGTGGCCCGCGAGGATTACGCGCTGGTCACGCTGGATATCGAACTCGGCCGCGAGCGCAATGCCGGCGTCGCCATCATCAATGCCATCAACAAGGGCGGGCGCGGCACGCCGGTGCTGGTCGTCTCGGCCATGCCGGCGGCCATCTACCGCAGCATCATGAAGGCGCTCGACGCCTGGGATTACCTGCAGAAGACGACCTTCGAGGAAGGCGACTTCACCGACACCTTTCTCGAAATCCTGCGCGCCACGCGCGACCGCAGTGCAACCAAAACTGAAACCGGCAACGCCGAACTAGCCCTCGACCCGCTGCGCCAGAATTCACCGCTGTGGCGAGGCCAGCGTGTGAACCTGCCGCTCACCGCGCAGCGCATCCTGGCTACGCTCTACGAACGGCGCGGTGAAGTCGTTTCCTACGACGAACTGTTCCAGGTCGTGAAGAGCGGCCGCAACCGCGACAACATCAGGAAGCACATCAGCACCATCCGCGAAGCCTTCCGCGAGCTTGACGACAGCTTCGAGCGCATTGAGAACATCCCGATGCGCGGCTTTCGCTGGTCGGATCAGATCAAGTGA
- a CDS encoding flotillin family protein, producing the protein MDQLFDISMIAGIALLGLLAIGLVFSRLYRRSSKELAFVRTGLGGQKVVMDGGAIVLPVFHECVNINMNTLKLEVSRAGADSLITLDRLRVDAVAAFFVRVIPSVDGVANAAQTLGQRTMHPDSLKELVEDKFVDALRAAAVSMSMHQLLDKRADFIQAVQNAVSEDLLKNGLELESVSLTRLDQTPIKFFDAQNAFDAEGLTKLTQQTQQRAMERNEIEQDTSVAIAKKNYEATQLKLTIEKEQTFATLQQQQEVATRQAQQTAEVATITAQREREAQQAKIDAERLVQEAEVEKNRAIRQRQIEADREVQVAKIEQEKRTTLADQDKLISIAEKSKAQSDAEKQANEARALAAKAEEQVKTAREVAIAEREKQIALVVAEQEAQQQAIGVRVSAEAEKDAAENHAQAVKIKAEALQVQYQVEANGIELRNAALNTLDAEQIAMQIKMKLFEALPGIIEASVKPIEKIDGIKIIQVDGLNRNSSNAGGPAGIGSGSGNLAEQAVAAALAYRAQQPILDAVLGEIGMKGGDMNGLVEAVQREIRPLPQSMATEPLATA; encoded by the coding sequence ATGGATCAACTGTTCGACATCAGCATGATTGCCGGTATCGCCCTCCTCGGGCTGCTCGCCATCGGCCTGGTTTTTTCGCGCCTGTACCGCCGCTCCTCGAAGGAACTGGCTTTCGTCCGCACCGGCCTGGGCGGACAAAAGGTGGTCATGGATGGCGGCGCCATCGTCCTCCCGGTATTCCACGAATGCGTCAACATCAACATGAACACGCTCAAACTGGAAGTCTCGCGGGCCGGCGCTGACAGCCTGATCACCCTCGACCGGCTGCGCGTCGATGCCGTGGCAGCCTTCTTCGTGCGGGTCATTCCCAGTGTCGACGGCGTTGCCAATGCGGCGCAGACCCTGGGCCAGCGCACCATGCACCCGGATTCGTTGAAGGAACTGGTCGAAGACAAATTCGTCGATGCCCTGCGCGCCGCCGCCGTCTCGATGAGCATGCACCAGTTGCTCGACAAGCGCGCCGATTTCATCCAGGCCGTTCAGAACGCCGTTTCCGAGGATTTGCTGAAAAACGGTCTGGAACTCGAATCGGTCAGCCTGACCCGGCTTGACCAGACGCCGATCAAATTTTTCGACGCCCAGAACGCTTTCGATGCCGAAGGTCTGACCAAGCTGACGCAACAGACTCAGCAACGGGCGATGGAGCGCAACGAAATCGAACAGGACACCTCGGTCGCAATTGCCAAGAAGAACTATGAAGCCACCCAGCTCAAACTGACGATCGAGAAAGAACAGACCTTCGCCACGCTGCAACAGCAACAGGAAGTCGCCACCCGCCAGGCGCAGCAGACGGCCGAAGTCGCGACCATCACCGCCCAGCGCGAACGCGAAGCGCAGCAGGCCAAGATCGATGCCGAACGTCTGGTTCAGGAAGCCGAAGTCGAAAAGAACCGGGCCATCCGCCAACGTCAAATTGAAGCCGACCGGGAAGTCCAGGTCGCCAAGATCGAACAGGAAAAGCGCACCACCTTGGCCGATCAGGACAAGCTGATTTCCATTGCCGAAAAATCCAAGGCACAGTCGGATGCCGAGAAGCAGGCCAATGAGGCCCGCGCCCTCGCCGCCAAGGCCGAGGAACAGGTGAAGACGGCCCGCGAAGTGGCCATTGCCGAACGGGAAAAGCAGATCGCTCTGGTCGTCGCCGAACAGGAAGCCCAGCAGCAGGCGATTGGCGTTCGAGTCTCGGCCGAAGCCGAGAAGGATGCCGCGGAAAACCACGCCCAGGCAGTCAAGATCAAGGCCGAGGCGCTGCAGGTGCAGTACCAGGTGGAAGCCAACGGGATCGAACTGCGCAATGCGGCACTGAACACGCTGGACGCCGAACAGATTGCCATGCAGATCAAGATGAAGCTGTTCGAAGCTTTGCCCGGCATCATCGAGGCCTCCGTCAAGCCAATCGAGAAGATCGACGGCATCAAGATCATCCAGGTCGATGGTCTCAACCGGAACAGCAGCAACGCTGGCGGCCCGGCCGGCATCGGCAGCGGCAGCGGCAACCTGGCCGAGCAAGCCGTCGCGGCGGCCCTCGCCTACCGCGCCCAGCAACCGATACTCGACGCGGTGCTCGGTGAGATCGGCATGAAAGGCGGCGACATGAACGGTCTGGTCGAGGCGGTGCAGCGTGAAATCAGACCGCTGCCGCAAAGCATGGCGACTGAACCGCTGGCGACGGCCTGA
- a CDS encoding OB-fold-containig protein, with the protein MNIFLAPESWPFSVAALVLLAIAVIEGLGLLTGLSLSAWLDHLLPEAGGLPGVSEAWLGWLHVGKVPLLILLALFLTAFSVIGFTANTLVKSLLGFYPPALLAAPLAFLGTLPVVRLSGAAIARLVPGDETSAVTLESLVGHVASVINGTARVGFPAEARVKNEHGLTLYVHVEPDNNATTFSAGDSVLLVRQISGSRFLAIANPRPDLL; encoded by the coding sequence GTGAACATCTTTCTCGCCCCCGAGTCCTGGCCGTTTTCGGTTGCCGCGCTGGTCCTCCTGGCCATCGCGGTAATCGAAGGCTTGGGATTGTTGACCGGGCTCAGCCTGTCCGCCTGGCTGGACCATCTGCTCCCCGAAGCCGGCGGACTGCCCGGCGTTTCCGAGGCCTGGCTGGGCTGGCTGCACGTTGGCAAGGTGCCCCTGCTCATCCTTCTCGCGTTGTTCCTGACCGCTTTTTCGGTGATCGGCTTTACCGCGAACACGTTGGTCAAAAGCCTGCTCGGTTTCTATCCACCGGCCCTGCTTGCCGCGCCGCTCGCCTTTCTCGGCACCTTGCCGGTGGTTCGCCTGTCGGGTGCCGCTATTGCCCGCCTGGTGCCGGGCGACGAAACCAGCGCGGTAACACTGGAAAGCCTGGTCGGCCATGTCGCCAGCGTCATCAACGGCACGGCGCGCGTCGGCTTTCCGGCGGAGGCGCGAGTAAAGAACGAACATGGCCTGACGCTGTACGTGCACGTCGAACCAGACAACAACGCAACTACATTCAGCGCGGGCGATTCCGTTTTGCTGGTCAGGCAGATCTCCGGATCTCGCTTCTTGGCGATCGCCAATCCGCGTCCGGACTTACTTTGA
- a CDS encoding PspA/IM30 family protein translates to MAETIASRVSRIIVGSAHALLDKAENLAPEAVMSQSIREIDQVIAEVRVDLGKAEAAKHLVLSRIAKLNAEHETLGAQLDTAVAENRDDLAGAAIARQTDIEDLLPVLQKALDEQSEQSAELESYVVALLAKKRELEQVQTDYLATLANQAATSLAPGLGDRQARIEDAAASFDRVLSRQTGASLLIGGGNGAAGKLKELAEMQRNNRIAERLAAAKAAFNGK, encoded by the coding sequence ATGGCTGAAACCATTGCATCCCGTGTCTCCCGAATCATCGTCGGCAGCGCCCATGCCCTCCTCGACAAGGCCGAGAATCTCGCCCCGGAAGCGGTCATGAGCCAGTCGATCCGGGAAATCGACCAGGTCATCGCCGAAGTTCGTGTAGATCTCGGCAAGGCCGAGGCAGCCAAACACCTGGTACTTTCCCGGATTGCCAAGCTGAATGCCGAACACGAGACGCTCGGCGCGCAGCTCGACACGGCCGTCGCCGAAAACCGTGACGATCTGGCCGGCGCCGCCATCGCCCGCCAGACGGACATCGAGGACCTGTTGCCGGTGCTCCAGAAAGCGCTCGATGAGCAATCCGAACAGTCGGCGGAACTGGAAAGCTATGTCGTCGCGCTGCTTGCCAAGAAACGTGAACTCGAACAGGTGCAGACCGACTACCTGGCGACGCTCGCCAATCAGGCGGCCACATCGTTGGCGCCCGGCCTGGGCGATCGCCAGGCGCGTATCGAGGATGCCGCTGCGTCGTTTGATCGCGTCCTCAGCCGCCAGACCGGCGCCAGCCTGTTGATCGGCGGGGGCAACGGCGCAGCCGGCAAGCTCAAGGAGCTGGCCGAAATGCAGCGCAACAACCGGATTGCCGAACGGCTGGCGGCCGCCAAAGCCGCATTCAATGGCAAATAA
- a CDS encoding SPFH domain-containing protein, whose translation MSERLNNIVGQLGNSLGRAGARTASAISSGVGLVAGRVHGARLTLIALAVVGLGGYGIYKHPPMQSVARGEAAVRVNQLTGNATEVREGGVLVIPGLHELRRFSLRDQIYRPEGGDTADGAAPFQSVEGLSIGVDISVRYALDPSRIASMARALPDDIGGEVVQPAVQGVLYKTLARYTVREIFSSKRSEMVQVIEDELKPLLEKDGIKLQAVLIGKIDLPADYKAGMENLLAEELSSEKMKYTLELKEKQVKQTELEAQADKVRRETAAAAAGEEQIIAAKAQAEAMKHVLPFKQKQIEQRSLEAEAEKISRIKSAEANAQARQIEAQGEAESRRKLADAEAYRQDRLGKLASEQLARDGALIQKNPLLIQKTLADKLSDKISVIIAPPPADGGFIGNTLLGAGKQRNPPATPNGEEVDQQEGQ comes from the coding sequence ATGTCGGAACGTCTGAACAACATCGTTGGCCAACTCGGTAACTCGCTGGGCCGCGCCGGAGCGCGCACTGCTTCGGCGATCAGCAGTGGCGTGGGCCTGGTCGCCGGCCGGGTGCATGGTGCGCGTTTGACGCTCATCGCGCTGGCCGTCGTTGGGCTGGGCGGCTACGGGATTTATAAGCATCCGCCGATGCAGAGCGTGGCACGCGGCGAAGCGGCGGTGCGCGTCAATCAGCTGACCGGCAACGCGACCGAGGTGCGCGAAGGTGGCGTACTGGTCATTCCCGGCCTGCATGAGCTGCGCCGCTTCTCGCTGCGCGACCAGATCTACCGTCCGGAAGGCGGCGACACGGCCGACGGCGCGGCACCCTTCCAGAGCGTCGAAGGCCTGTCGATCGGCGTCGATATCAGCGTGCGTTACGCACTCGACCCGAGCCGCATTGCCAGCATGGCCCGCGCGCTACCCGACGACATCGGCGGTGAAGTCGTGCAGCCAGCCGTGCAGGGCGTGCTTTACAAGACCCTAGCGCGCTACACGGTGCGCGAAATCTTTTCCAGCAAACGTTCGGAAATGGTCCAGGTCATCGAGGACGAATTGAAGCCGCTACTCGAAAAGGACGGTATCAAGCTGCAGGCCGTGCTGATCGGCAAAATTGATCTGCCGGCCGACTACAAGGCGGGCATGGAAAACCTGCTGGCCGAGGAATTGTCGAGCGAGAAGATGAAATACACGCTGGAACTCAAGGAAAAGCAGGTCAAGCAGACCGAGCTCGAAGCGCAGGCCGACAAGGTTCGCCGCGAAACGGCGGCGGCCGCCGCCGGCGAGGAACAGATCATCGCCGCCAAGGCGCAGGCCGAGGCGATGAAGCATGTGCTGCCCTTCAAGCAGAAGCAGATCGAGCAACGCAGCCTGGAAGCCGAAGCCGAGAAGATTTCGCGCATCAAGAGCGCCGAAGCCAATGCCCAGGCGCGCCAGATCGAAGCCCAGGGCGAGGCCGAATCGCGCCGCAAGCTGGCCGACGCCGAAGCCTACCGTCAGGATCGCCTGGGCAAGCTGGCCAGCGAGCAACTGGCCCGCGACGGCGCGCTGATCCAGAAAAATCCGCTGCTCATCCAGAAGACGCTGGCCGACAAGCTCTCCGACAAGATCTCAGTGATCATCGCGCCGCCGCCGGCCGATGGCGGCTTCATCGGCAACACCCTGCTCGGCGCCGGCAAGCAGCGCAACCCGCCGGCCACCCCGAACGGCGAAGAAGTCGACCAACAGGAAGGGCAATAA
- a CDS encoding SH3 domain-containing protein: MLATALTVIAIVTQDQSALRAAPKDSAAQQAMLWQGDSLEIRGQKGDFLQVYDHRRERAGYIKATQVRIQSLKPESAPELLAVVRFLKETPGSEALGISYAAAYLLAAPAAAINGEVFEALGSMAERLARRASAGKPGKAGEITAAHLEVVANYGVTMSSFERDGLVQLCYNGDAQRRVLALPSTDIEKALAALALTKHECVASNLNPVERFNLDNWRADVLERVDLAKLPEVLKNRLHLRKAGVWASLAYQRARRPEFAAAAVQEAANRAIAELAVINKSELMESDATNYSDAAIRVGASRWAAEAGLPAVAAKTSVRVTVAVTPGQPGESCVHLVDAKHDVKNPLFTRCTYGIVWPASATTSPSGESVALAVQPLDTWREMWIFRKAGEGWSVDIVPPALDNPNLGYVEFAGWVPGNAQMLAAREAKVDGRYKLSFETLKLSSLETERQADKPGNLSTFYRWQDPRWKGGTVSVR, translated from the coding sequence ATGCTGGCCACCGCACTCACCGTCATCGCCATCGTCACCCAGGACCAGTCTGCCCTGCGCGCCGCGCCGAAGGATTCCGCCGCGCAGCAGGCCATGCTCTGGCAGGGCGACAGCCTGGAAATTCGCGGTCAAAAGGGCGATTTCCTGCAGGTCTACGATCATCGCCGCGAACGGGCCGGCTATATCAAGGCGACTCAGGTCCGCATCCAGTCGCTGAAGCCGGAAAGCGCGCCGGAACTGCTGGCGGTGGTACGTTTTCTCAAGGAGACGCCGGGTTCGGAAGCGCTGGGCATCAGCTATGCCGCCGCCTACCTGCTTGCTGCACCGGCTGCCGCAATCAACGGCGAGGTTTTCGAGGCGCTGGGTAGCATGGCCGAACGGCTGGCGCGACGAGCCTCGGCCGGCAAACCCGGCAAGGCCGGCGAAATCACCGCGGCGCATCTCGAAGTAGTGGCCAATTACGGCGTCACCATGAGCAGTTTCGAGCGCGACGGCCTGGTCCAGCTTTGCTACAACGGCGACGCCCAGCGCCGCGTGCTGGCCCTGCCCTCGACCGACATCGAGAAAGCCCTGGCCGCGCTGGCGCTGACCAAACATGAATGCGTGGCGAGCAATCTCAACCCGGTCGAACGCTTCAATCTCGACAACTGGCGGGCCGACGTGCTGGAACGCGTCGACCTGGCGAAACTGCCGGAGGTCCTGAAAAACCGTCTGCACCTGCGCAAGGCCGGGGTCTGGGCGAGCCTCGCCTACCAACGCGCGCGACGCCCGGAATTTGCCGCGGCTGCCGTGCAGGAAGCCGCCAATCGCGCCATCGCCGAACTGGCCGTGATCAACAAGAGTGAACTCATGGAAAGCGACGCTACCAACTATAGCGATGCCGCGATCCGCGTCGGCGCCTCGCGCTGGGCGGCCGAGGCCGGGCTGCCAGCAGTGGCCGCGAAAACGTCGGTCAGGGTGACGGTGGCGGTAACGCCCGGCCAGCCCGGCGAAAGCTGTGTGCATCTGGTCGATGCCAAACACGATGTGAAAAATCCGCTCTTCACGCGCTGCACCTACGGCATCGTCTGGCCGGCTTCGGCGACGACCAGCCCGTCCGGCGAAAGCGTGGCGCTGGCCGTCCAGCCACTCGATACCTGGCGTGAAATGTGGATCTTCAGGAAAGCCGGCGAAGGTTGGAGCGTGGACATCGTACCGCCGGCCCTCGACAACCCGAATCTCGGCTATGTCGAATTCGCCGGCTGGGTACCGGGCAATGCGCAGATGCTGGCGGCGCGCGAGGCGAAGGTGGATGGCCGCTACAAGCTCAGTTTCGAGACCCTAAAACTGAGCAGCCTGGAAACCGAGAGGCAGGCCGATAAACCGGGCAATCTCTCAACCTTCTACCGCTGGCAGGACCCGCGCTGGAAGGGCGGCACGGTCAGCGTACGTTGA
- the fliW gene encoding flagellar assembly protein FliW, producing MKVDTYLFGSVEVNPEKVITFPNGLVGFESSTRFTLVHENDVGESASFTLQSLDDPTLAFQIVDPTTLGYNYELALSDAENALLQTPVAADVAVMQVLFKKEEGGKAVISPNLRAPLVINTKARVGLQKVMETFRPNITLSNLSSSV from the coding sequence ATGAAAGTTGATACCTATCTGTTCGGCTCGGTCGAAGTCAATCCGGAAAAAGTCATTACCTTCCCGAACGGTCTGGTCGGCTTTGAAAGCAGCACGCGCTTCACGCTGGTGCATGAGAACGATGTTGGCGAGTCGGCCAGTTTCACGCTGCAGTCACTCGATGATCCGACGCTGGCCTTCCAGATCGTCGATCCGACCACGCTCGGCTACAACTACGAGCTGGCCCTGAGCGACGCCGAGAATGCGCTGCTGCAGACGCCGGTTGCTGCCGATGTGGCGGTGATGCAGGTTCTGTTCAAGAAGGAAGAGGGCGGCAAGGCCGTGATCAGCCCCAACCTGCGTGCGCCGCTGGTGATCAACACCAAGGCCCGGGTCGGCCTGCAGAAGGTCATGGAAACCTTCCGTCCGAACATCACCTTGTCCAACCTGTCGAGCTCCGTTTAA